Proteins encoded in a region of the Oscarella lobularis chromosome 5, ooOscLobu1.1, whole genome shotgun sequence genome:
- the LOC136186931 gene encoding protein GUCD1-like, which produces MMAIQHVQQVKNWDCGLASAQMVLKTILGHRFSSDEFSEKCRELAFETNVWTIDVACLLQKFGVEHLYCTVTLGVDETYAEKRFYREDFNSEEARVNQLFRDADKTGLKIEKRSVTIDEIDKHLRENKVAIVLVDSITLNSGESQTSCCFRFFHSEKRNRHSNKDEEYAGHYIVVCGYNKSKRTIAYHDPALEQGPTHTSLEVFEQARKCHGTDEDIVFVKINST; this is translated from the exons ATGATGGCGATTCAACACGTCCAGCAAGTCAAAAACTGGGACTGTGGACTAGCTTCGGCGCAGATGGTTCTAAA AACCATTTTAGGCCATCGTTTCTCCTCCGATGAATTTTCCGAGAAATGCCGCGAACTGGCTTTTGAGACTAA TGTATGGACAATAGATGTAGCATGTCTACTGCAGAAATTCGGCGTGGAACATTTGTACTGTACTGTCACGTTGGGAGTCGACGAAACGTATGCGGAGAAG CGGTTCTACAGAGAAGATTTCAATTCTGAAGAGGCCAGGGTGAATCAGCTGTTTAGAGACGCGGACAAAACTGGgttgaaaattgaaaaaag ATCGGTAACcattgacgaaatcgacAAGCATCTTAGAGAGAACAAAGTGGCTATCGTACTAGTAGACTCAATCACTCTGAACAGCGGCGAATCACAGACTTCCTGTTGCTTCCGATTCTTTCACTCTGAAAAGAGAAACCGACATTCaaacaaagacgaagagtaTGCTG GGCACTATATCGTAGTGTGTGGATACAACAAATCCAAACGAACGATAGCGTACCACGATCCCGCTCTGGAACAAG GACCGACTCACACATCACTTGAGGTGTTCGAACAGGCAAGAAAGTGCCACGGAACAGATGAAGACATAGTTTTTGTAAAAATCAATTCGACCTAA
- the LOC136186935 gene encoding small nuclear ribonucleoprotein Sm D3-like — protein sequence MGSIGIPVKLLHEAVGHIVTLETDLGEIYRGKLFAAEDNMNCQLQHVTVTGRDGRVTQLEQVFIRGSKVRFLILPDMLKNAPMFTKGAKKNVAQAAGRGGGKAALLRARTGRGRGRGGPPPMGRGGPPGPPGRR from the exons ATGGGTTCAATTGGAATACCTGTTAAGCTTCTTCACGAAGCCGTCGGTCACATTGTGACGTTAGAGACCGATTTGGGCGAAATTTATCGCGGAAAGTTGTTCGCCGCCGAAGACAACATGAACTGCCAATTGCAGCACGTTACGGTGACGGGAAGAGATGGTCGCGTCACGCAGCTCGAGCAAGTGTTCATACGAGGCAGCAAAGTGCGATTTCTCATTCTTCCGGACATGCTGAAAAACGCGCCGATGTTTACGAAAggagcgaagaagaacgtcgctCAAGCTGCAGGCAGAGGAGGTGGAAAAGCAGCTCTACTAAGAGCAAGAA CTGGAAGAGGTAGAGGCAGAGGCGGACCACCTCCCATGGGCAGAG